One genomic segment of Dehalococcoidia bacterium includes these proteins:
- a CDS encoding phenylalanine--tRNA ligase beta subunit-related protein produces the protein MAEPAELTFTIAPEVLALGLGGAYLVIDGIASRATHAAFEALLEAELPALREQYAAPDFAKTDPVLAGFRELHTRVGRSNRRFVASPEALLGRFQRTGALPRVNLLVDIYNLVSLKTRLALGAHDVARIEGGVCLRLTDGSEGFRPLGAAEPEPIFAGEYAYCDAANDVLCRMEVVQVEKTKVTESTTAAFYIVQGNMHTPAASIRAAVEELTALTTRFCGGTARLLYTPA, from the coding sequence GTGGCCGAACCCGCCGAGCTGACGTTCACGATCGCGCCGGAGGTGCTGGCGCTGGGCCTCGGCGGCGCCTACCTCGTGATCGACGGCATCGCCAGCCGCGCCACGCACGCGGCCTTCGAGGCGCTGCTTGAGGCCGAGCTGCCGGCGCTGCGCGAGCAGTACGCCGCGCCGGATTTTGCGAAGACAGACCCCGTGCTGGCCGGCTTCCGCGAGCTGCACACGCGCGTGGGCCGCTCCAACCGCCGCTTCGTGGCCTCGCCGGAGGCGCTGCTGGGCCGCTTTCAGCGCACGGGCGCGCTGCCGCGCGTCAACCTGCTGGTGGACATCTATAACCTCGTGAGCCTGAAGACGCGGTTGGCGCTCGGCGCCCACGACGTGGCGCGGATCGAGGGCGGCGTCTGCCTGCGGCTCACGGACGGCAGCGAGGGCTTCCGGCCGCTGGGCGCGGCCGAGCCGGAGCCCATCTTCGCCGGCGAATACGCCTACTGCGACGCGGCGAACGACGTGCTCTGCCGCATGGAGGTCGTGCAGGTAGAGAAGACGAAAGTCACCGAAAGCACGACCGCCGCCTTCTACATCGTGCAGGGCAACATGCACACGCCCGCCGCGAGCATCCGCGCCGCCGTCGAGGAGTTGACCGCGCTGACCACGCGCTTCTGCGGCGGCACGGCGCGGCT
- a CDS encoding DNA-3-methyladenine glycosylase I — MAEPTRCGWARSALSLPYHDTEWGTPLHDDRALFEFIVLEGAQAGLSWETILAKRDNYRAAFDGFEPARVAAYRAEKVAELLGNAGIVRNRLKIAAAIGNARAFLDLQTEHGSFDAWLWPFVGGSPRQNAWQSLAEVPARTAESDALSAALRKRGFRFVGSTICYAFMQATGMVNDHLTSCFRHGELAKLD, encoded by the coding sequence ATGGCCGAACCAACCCGCTGCGGCTGGGCGCGCAGCGCGCTCAGCCTGCCCTACCACGACACGGAGTGGGGCACGCCGCTGCACGACGATCGCGCCCTGTTCGAGTTCATCGTGCTCGAGGGCGCCCAGGCCGGCTTAAGCTGGGAGACGATCCTGGCGAAGCGCGACAACTACCGCGCCGCCTTTGACGGCTTCGAGCCGGCGCGCGTGGCCGCCTACAGAGCGGAGAAGGTCGCCGAACTGCTCGGCAACGCCGGCATCGTGCGCAACCGGCTGAAGATCGCCGCCGCGATCGGGAACGCACGGGCGTTTCTCGATCTCCAAACGGAGCACGGCAGCTTCGACGCCTGGCTGTGGCCGTTCGTGGGCGGCAGCCCGCGGCAGAACGCCTGGCAGAGCCTGGCGGAGGTGCCGGCGCGCACGGCCGAGTCCGACGCGCTCAGCGCCGCGTTGCGAAAGCGCGGCTTCCGCTTCGTCGGCTCGACGATCTGCTACGCCTTCATGCAGGCGACGGGCATGGTCAACGACCACCTCACGAGCTGCTTCCGGCACGGGGAGCTGGCGAAGCTGGATTGA
- a CDS encoding zinc-binding dehydrogenase yields MNGRAAIYHGPEQPFELREFPLPPLEADAIMVKVAMAGICGSDLHIWRGEIPARFHLPAGHEMTGRVYQLGEHVRSDSLGKPLREGDRIAYAYFYPCRRCYVCLRGEPAACPNQSPAVKLGEAPYFTGAFADYYYLRPGHWVYRVPDELPDELVAPVNCALSQVMYGLHKAGVRLGDTVVLQGAGGLGLNAAAVAREMGAAKIIAIDGVAGRLAIAKRFGVDHTININEVDTPEKRIAAIKDLTDGVGADVVCDFVGFTAVIPEGIEMLRFGGTYLEVGTISTDASVTLQPARLVFPSKKIIGIYHYEPWTIPTALDFLQRTRHTYPFEAIVSHKYPLEQIDRAFAEAEWLNRAANPTAVTRAVIAW; encoded by the coding sequence GTGAACGGACGTGCGGCGATCTATCACGGCCCGGAGCAGCCCTTTGAGCTGCGCGAGTTCCCGTTGCCGCCGCTCGAAGCGGACGCGATCATGGTCAAGGTCGCGATGGCGGGCATCTGCGGCTCCGACCTGCACATCTGGCGCGGCGAGATTCCCGCCCGCTTCCACCTCCCCGCCGGCCACGAGATGACCGGCCGCGTCTACCAGCTCGGCGAGCACGTGCGCAGCGATTCGCTGGGCAAGCCGCTGCGCGAGGGCGACCGTATCGCCTACGCCTACTTCTATCCCTGCCGCCGCTGTTACGTCTGCCTGCGCGGCGAGCCGGCCGCCTGCCCCAACCAATCACCCGCCGTGAAGCTGGGCGAGGCGCCCTACTTCACCGGCGCCTTCGCCGATTACTACTATCTGCGTCCGGGCCACTGGGTCTACCGCGTGCCCGACGAGCTGCCGGACGAGCTGGTGGCGCCGGTCAACTGCGCCCTTTCGCAGGTGATGTACGGCCTGCACAAGGCGGGCGTGCGCCTGGGCGACACGGTCGTCTTGCAGGGCGCGGGCGGGCTGGGGCTGAACGCCGCCGCCGTGGCGCGAGAGATGGGCGCGGCCAAGATCATCGCGATCGATGGCGTCGCCGGCCGGTTGGCGATCGCCAAACGCTTCGGCGTGGATCACACCATAAACATCAACGAGGTCGATACGCCGGAAAAGCGCATCGCCGCGATCAAAGACCTGACGGACGGCGTCGGCGCGGACGTGGTCTGCGACTTCGTCGGCTTCACCGCGGTGATCCCGGAAGGGATCGAGATGCTGCGCTTCGGCGGGACGTATCTCGAAGTCGGCACGATCAGCACGGACGCGAGCGTAACGTTGCAGCCGGCGCGGTTGGTCTTCCCCAGCAAGAAGATCATCGGCATCTATCACTACGAGCCGTGGACGATCCCTACCGCGCTCGACTTCCTGCAGCGCACGCGGCACACGTACCCGTTCGAGGCGATCGTCTCGCACAAGTACCCGCTGGAGCAGATCGACCGGGCCTTCGCCGAAGCCGAGTGGCTGAACCGCGCCGCCAACCCGACAGCCGTGACACGGGCCGTGATCGCGTGGTAG
- a CDS encoding LysR family transcriptional regulator → MIEPTLRQLAIFRSVARLGSLTRAAEALDLGQPAVSQHVAALERALGARLIVRAGRGVRLSEAGQIAAEYGDRILRLSEQLQAEITALTGLSAGRLVVGAGQTPGDYLLPAVLGEFHRRYPGVSVELEIADTRRVTDWLMRHVYDLGFIGDRVEHPDLPLEPFVEDRVVLFVASGHPLARRTVVTLADVLEAGLIAREPGSATRATGERALVAAGMAPRFVMELGSNEAVKRAVLAGLGVGLTSIYALEVELQAARLRVLPVPEFDGRRMLYIARHRSAPLTAAQAAFLELARAVKETDLLRHLARRSGRHAPV, encoded by the coding sequence ATGATTGAGCCGACGCTGCGTCAGCTCGCCATCTTCCGCAGCGTCGCGCGGCTGGGCAGCCTGACGCGCGCGGCGGAGGCGCTGGATCTCGGTCAGCCCGCCGTTTCCCAGCACGTCGCGGCGCTGGAGCGGGCGCTGGGCGCGCGGCTGATCGTGCGCGCCGGCCGCGGCGTGCGGCTCAGCGAGGCCGGGCAGATCGCGGCCGAGTACGGCGACCGCATCCTGCGGCTCAGCGAGCAGCTGCAGGCGGAGATCACGGCGCTGACGGGCCTCAGCGCCGGCCGGCTGGTGGTGGGCGCCGGCCAGACGCCGGGGGATTACCTGCTGCCGGCGGTGCTGGGCGAGTTTCACCGCCGCTACCCCGGCGTCAGCGTCGAGCTGGAGATCGCCGACACGCGCCGCGTCACCGACTGGCTGATGCGCCACGTCTACGACCTCGGCTTCATCGGCGACCGCGTCGAGCACCCCGATCTGCCGCTGGAGCCGTTCGTCGAAGACCGCGTCGTGCTCTTCGTCGCCAGCGGCCACCCGCTGGCCCGGCGCACGGTCGTGACCCTGGCCGATGTCCTGGAGGCGGGGCTGATCGCGCGCGAGCCGGGCAGCGCCACGCGGGCCACGGGCGAGCGGGCGCTGGTCGCCGCCGGCATGGCGCCGCGCTTCGTGATGGAGCTGGGCAGCAACGAGGCGGTGAAGCGGGCCGTGCTCGCCGGGCTGGGCGTCGGCCTCACCTCGATTTACGCGCTGGAGGTCGAGCTGCAGGCGGCGCGGCTGCGCGTGCTGCCCGTGCCGGAATTCGACGGCCGGCGTATGCTCTACATCGCCCGGCACCGCAGCGCTCCGCTCACCGCCGCGCAGGCCGCCTTCCTCGAGCTGGCGCGCGCCGTGAAGGAGACGGACCTGTTGCGCCACTTGGCGCGGCGCTCAGGCCGCCACGCGCCGGTGTAG
- a CDS encoding methyltransferase domain-containing protein, which yields MVTTPLDLDALSCAVQDKYTEVATDPDRGFHFHTGRPLAALLGYPDAWVAAVPDAAVRRFAGVGNPFQFGTLPAGTTVLDVGCGAGFDAQHAARQVGTGGRVIGVDMTPAMLAEARAAAAQAGLSHLEFREGRAERLPLADASVDIAISNGAINLCPDKAAVYRELWRVLKPGGRLQIADVMVQIPVPDEAKAEIDLWTG from the coding sequence ATGGTTACCACGCCGCTCGATCTCGACGCGCTCAGCTGCGCGGTGCAGGACAAGTACACGGAGGTCGCGACGGATCCCGATCGCGGCTTCCACTTCCACACCGGCCGGCCGCTGGCGGCGCTGCTGGGCTATCCGGACGCCTGGGTAGCGGCGGTGCCCGACGCGGCCGTGCGGCGCTTCGCCGGCGTGGGCAATCCCTTCCAGTTCGGCACGCTGCCCGCGGGCACAACCGTGCTGGACGTCGGCTGCGGCGCCGGTTTCGACGCGCAGCACGCCGCCCGCCAGGTGGGAACAGGCGGCCGCGTGATCGGCGTCGACATGACACCGGCGATGCTGGCGGAGGCACGCGCCGCGGCCGCGCAAGCAGGGCTCTCGCACCTCGAGTTTCGCGAGGGCCGCGCCGAGCGCCTGCCGCTGGCGGACGCTTCCGTCGACATCGCGATCAGCAACGGCGCGATCAACCTCTGCCCGGACAAGGCCGCGGTCTACCGCGAGCTGTGGCGCGTGCTCAAGCCGGGTGGCCGCCTGCAGATCGCCGACGTGATGGTGCAGATCCCGGTGCCCGACGAGGCCAAAGCCGAGATCGACCTCTGGACCGGCTGA
- a CDS encoding methyltransferase domain-containing protein, with the protein MSQLPDGLSPDAVQAAVRERYSGVAAEPARDFGFPVGRAFAEAVGYAPELLAALPAEAAEAFAGVACPVPRAELHPGETVVDLGCGAGLDSLLAARAVGETGHVIGVDFAPQMVERARRVANVARMPQVEIRLADGCALPLADESADAVLVNGIFNLNPDKTALLREAGRVLRPGGRLVAAEIILTAPLPEGEGHSLDDWFR; encoded by the coding sequence ATGTCCCAACTACCTGACGGCCTCTCGCCCGACGCGGTGCAGGCGGCCGTACGCGAGCGCTACAGTGGCGTTGCCGCCGAACCTGCGCGGGACTTCGGCTTCCCGGTTGGCCGCGCCTTTGCGGAGGCCGTGGGCTACGCGCCGGAGCTGCTGGCGGCGCTGCCCGCGGAGGCGGCGGAGGCGTTCGCCGGCGTCGCCTGCCCCGTGCCGCGGGCCGAATTACACCCCGGCGAGACGGTGGTCGACCTGGGCTGCGGCGCGGGGCTCGACAGCCTGCTCGCGGCGCGGGCCGTGGGGGAGACGGGCCACGTGATCGGCGTCGACTTCGCACCGCAAATGGTGGAACGGGCGCGGCGCGTGGCGAACGTGGCGAGGATGCCGCAGGTCGAGATACGGCTGGCGGACGGCTGCGCCCTGCCACTGGCGGACGAGTCGGCCGACGCCGTGCTGGTCAACGGCATCTTCAACCTCAACCCCGACAAGACGGCGCTGCTGCGCGAGGCGGGGCGCGTGCTGCGGCCGGGCGGGCGGCTGGTCGCGGCCGAGATCATCCTGACCGCGCCGCTGCCGGAGGGCGAAGGGCACAGCCTGGACGACTGGTTCCGTTGA
- a CDS encoding DUF3224 domain-containing protein: protein MTAVAGQIAHARLTLTAAEQRPFAAADGGPRLSSASFAIRYEGDLAGAGVLEELRIDFADGSASIYGIERASGSVGGRTGSFVLEHVGACRNGVLTSKRTVVPGSGTGELSGLRGVIDLACADSAACAISFHYCFD from the coding sequence ATGACGGCGGTTGCGGGACAGATCGCGCACGCACGACTAACGCTTACTGCCGCCGAGCAACGGCCGTTCGCCGCTGCAGACGGCGGCCCGCGGCTGAGCAGCGCCAGCTTCGCGATCAGGTACGAGGGCGATCTGGCAGGCGCGGGTGTGCTGGAGGAGCTGCGCATCGACTTCGCCGACGGCTCGGCCAGCATCTACGGCATCGAGCGCGCCAGCGGCAGCGTGGGCGGCAGGACGGGCAGCTTCGTGCTGGAGCACGTCGGCGCCTGCCGCAACGGCGTGCTCACCTCCAAGCGCACCGTCGTGCCCGGCTCCGGCACCGGCGAGCTTTCCGGCCTGCGCGGCGTGATCGATCTCGCCTGCGCTGACTCCGCCGCCTGCGCGATCAGCTTCCACTACTGCTTCGACTGA
- a CDS encoding VOC family protein: protein MARPAANHMPTLYPGLSYRDAPAAIAWLERAFGFEELLLVPGPKGTVAHAELKLGNGVLMLGSLRDTDTGLRQRAPYVFVADADAHHARAAAAGAEITLPPHDNDYGGRGYAARDLEGNEWSFGSYRPAL from the coding sequence ATGGCACGGCCAGCGGCGAATCATATGCCGACGCTCTATCCCGGTCTTTCCTACCGCGATGCCCCGGCGGCCATCGCCTGGCTGGAGCGGGCGTTCGGCTTCGAGGAGCTGCTGCTGGTGCCGGGGCCGAAGGGCACCGTCGCCCACGCCGAGCTGAAGCTGGGCAACGGCGTGCTGATGCTCGGCAGCCTGCGTGACACCGATACCGGCCTGCGCCAGCGGGCGCCGTACGTCTTCGTCGCCGATGCGGACGCGCACCACGCCCGCGCGGCCGCCGCCGGCGCCGAGATCACGCTGCCGCCGCACGACAACGACTACGGCGGGCGTGGCTACGCGGCGCGCGACCTCGAAGGCAACGAGTGGAGCTTCGGCTCCTACCGCCCGGCGCTCTGA
- a CDS encoding response regulator transcription factor, which translates to MILVVDDDPKIRRLLKVELRAHEYRTAEAANGNEALDQFDKRKPWLVLLDLMLPDMDGLEVLRRIREHSPTPVVVVSAKTADLDRIRGLQLGADDYIVKPFNPEEVVERVKAVLRRTRQPRRRTEGRRVDLDNVVIDLDGHSVTVEGRPVALSPKEWQLLEQLATHPGRTLLHEDLLERTWGQQYRDDVQFLRVWISRLRQKIERNPAQPRLIRTVQGVGYVLDTSPQPPDFPPALVASSNNN; encoded by the coding sequence ATGATCCTCGTCGTCGACGACGACCCGAAGATCCGCCGGCTGCTCAAGGTCGAGCTGCGTGCGCATGAGTATCGCACTGCCGAGGCCGCCAACGGCAATGAGGCGCTCGACCAGTTCGACAAGCGCAAGCCCTGGCTGGTGCTGTTGGACCTGATGCTGCCCGACATGGACGGCCTCGAGGTGCTGCGCCGCATCCGCGAGCATTCGCCCACGCCCGTCGTCGTCGTCAGCGCCAAGACAGCCGACCTCGACCGCATCAGGGGCCTGCAGCTCGGCGCCGACGACTACATCGTCAAGCCCTTCAACCCCGAGGAAGTCGTCGAGCGCGTCAAGGCCGTGCTGCGCCGCACCCGCCAACCCCGCCGCCGCACCGAGGGCCGCCGCGTCGACCTCGACAACGTCGTGATCGATCTCGACGGCCACAGCGTCACGGTCGAGGGCCGGCCGGTAGCGCTTTCGCCCAAGGAGTGGCAGTTGCTGGAGCAGCTCGCCACCCATCCTGGCCGCACCCTCCTGCACGAGGACCTGCTGGAGAGGACCTGGGGGCAGCAGTACCGCGACGACGTGCAGTTCCTGCGCGTCTGGATCAGCCGTCTGCGCCAGAAGATCGAGCGCAATCCCGCGCAGCCGCGCCTGATCCGCACCGTGCAGGGTGTCGGCTACGTGCTGGACACCTCGCCGCAGCCGCCGGATTTTCCACCGGCGCTGGTGGCGAGTTCGAACAATAACTGA
- the glnA gene encoding type I glutamate--ammonia ligase: protein MTPKEIQQFVKANNVQIVDLKFVDLPGTWQHFSIHVNEIDGHDDVNAGVWRDGLGFDGSSIRGFQKIQESDMILIPDPATAVLDPFTAVPTLSLVCDVHDPIKKERYTRDPRHIATKAEAHVRSSGIADTVYFGPEAEFFVFDDVRYGASTNEAFYAVDSVEGNWNSGRIENGGNLGYKLRAKEGYFPVPPHDQLQDLRSEMILTMVASGIPVEVHHHEVATAGQCEIDMRFDTLTKMADKLMMYKYIVKNVARRHGQVATFMPKPLFGDNGSGMHCHQSLWKGGEPLFFDANGYAKISQMCKYYIGGLLKHARALMAFCAPTTNSYKRLVPGYEAPVNLVYSARNRSAACRIPMISESPKQKRIEFRPPDPSCNPYLAFAAMTMAGLDGVRNQIDPGQPLDVNTYELEGPLAGEIPTVPGSLDEALKCLEEDHAFLLEGDVFTTDVLDMWFEMKREQVDGLRLRPHPWEYAQYFDA, encoded by the coding sequence TTGACCCCGAAGGAGATTCAGCAGTTCGTCAAGGCGAACAACGTCCAGATCGTGGACCTCAAGTTCGTCGATCTGCCCGGCACCTGGCAGCACTTCTCGATCCATGTGAACGAGATCGACGGCCACGACGACGTCAACGCCGGCGTCTGGCGCGATGGCCTCGGCTTCGACGGCTCCAGCATCCGCGGCTTCCAGAAGATCCAGGAATCGGACATGATCCTGATTCCGGACCCGGCAACGGCCGTGCTCGACCCGTTCACCGCCGTGCCCACGCTCTCGCTGGTCTGCGATGTGCACGACCCGATCAAAAAGGAGCGCTACACGCGCGACCCGCGCCACATCGCCACCAAGGCCGAGGCGCACGTGCGCTCCAGCGGCATCGCCGACACGGTCTACTTCGGCCCCGAGGCCGAATTCTTCGTCTTCGACGACGTGCGCTACGGCGCCTCCACCAATGAGGCCTTCTACGCCGTGGACAGCGTGGAGGGCAACTGGAACAGCGGCCGCATCGAGAACGGCGGCAACCTGGGCTACAAGCTGCGCGCCAAAGAGGGCTACTTCCCCGTGCCGCCCCACGACCAGCTGCAGGATCTGCGCAGCGAGATGATCCTGACGATGGTCGCCTCCGGCATCCCCGTCGAAGTGCATCACCATGAAGTCGCGACCGCCGGCCAGTGCGAGATCGACATGCGCTTCGACACGCTGACGAAGATGGCCGACAAGCTGATGATGTACAAGTACATCGTCAAGAACGTGGCGCGACGGCACGGCCAGGTCGCGACCTTCATGCCCAAGCCGCTGTTCGGCGACAACGGCTCCGGCATGCACTGCCACCAGAGCCTGTGGAAGGGCGGCGAGCCGCTCTTCTTCGACGCCAACGGCTACGCCAAGATCAGCCAGATGTGCAAGTACTACATCGGCGGTCTGCTGAAGCACGCGCGGGCGCTCATGGCCTTCTGCGCTCCCACGACCAACAGCTACAAGCGGCTGGTGCCCGGCTACGAGGCGCCGGTGAACCTCGTCTACTCCGCCCGCAACCGCAGCGCCGCCTGCCGCATCCCCATGATCTCGGAAAGCCCGAAGCAGAAGCGCATCGAGTTCCGCCCGCCCGATCCGTCCTGCAACCCCTATCTCGCCTTCGCGGCGATGACGATGGCCGGCCTGGACGGCGTGCGCAACCAGATCGACCCCGGCCAGCCGCTGGACGTGAACACCTACGAGCTGGAAGGGCCGCTGGCGGGGGAGATCCCGACCGTGCCCGGCTCGCTTGACGAGGCACTGAAGTGTCTGGAGGAGGACCACGCCTTCCTGCTCGAGGGCGATGTGTTCACCACCGACGTGCTGGACATGTGGTTTGAGATGAAGCGCGAGCAGGTGGACGGCCTGCGCCTGCGCCCGCACCCGTGGGAGTACGCGCAGTATTTCGACGCGTAG